The nucleotide sequence TTGCGTCCCTTCGCCTTGACAAGTTCAGTTCTTCCTGGCCTTGATCCGTGTGGCCAGCTTCAGCATTATCCTGCAAGCCAGAACTTGCTTATTACTGGGACTGACACATAAACGTCGCCCGTTCTTGGTGAGGAAGCTGGGGAACAAGGGGGAGAAAGGTTACAAACTGAGGTGTGTCCAGCACATGGGGACAGGGGGCCCCATTCTCCCTGCCCCTCAGATTTCCCAGTCAACACagccagttttttctttcttttctttcattctctgctGATGGCAACTCAGGGCCAGTGTCCTCTTGAGACCCCCCTCAGCCTGTGGGACTCTGTAGTGACTCATGCGAGCATCCTTGGGCAGACTTGTGcctgctttcttcttccttccccaccctTTTTCCCCTGGGAATGTCTCATCCCTGATGCCCTGCAGGATCCTCATAAGGACACAGATGCCCCATACCTGGCAGGATCCAGAGGGTGGGCCCTGATGGACACCCATCTATCAGGTCCTCCCTGCAAGATGCTACAGAGTGCTTCTCCCTCAACACGTGTTTGGTGAGCTTGGCACTTACATGACACCCGGCTTGGGGCACTTGCTGCTTGTTTCAAGGTAACTCTCCAAGAGTGAACACGGGATGCTTCCTGGGATGTAGGAGGTGCAGCAGTCAGCATTAATAGCGTGAAAGCCTGCAACAAGAGAAAGGGTCGTTTGAGGACCAATCTTTCTCCTCCAGAGCACTGTGGAGGGTGAGAAGGCACATGGCTCGGAGGAGATGTTTCCTCCTCTGTGGCCGGCACTTGCTGGCATCTCCCTGCTTCAGATCCTCACCAGAGTTGAGCCGTGTGTCTGAGGGCACTCAGGGTGGGCCACAGCAGGACCAAGAGCATTTCCTTCAGAAAAGGAAGGCATCTGCAGACACCTGCAGGCATCAGAGAGCACCTTCTGCCCCAAAGGAGCAGGCTCTTGGGGCAGCCAGGGGGTAACAGGGAAGGCATCTATGGACGGGGTTCCCCTAGCCCATCCTGATCTTTCTTGGAGATGTTCACCACCCTCAGGACCCTCTCATTCTCCTCCCAtactgtaaacagggacaatggATCCCATAGTGCAGACCTGCACCTGCTGGCTGCTTTTAAATATATGCCGTATCTGATCACTTACTGTCCAGAACTTCTGAATTTGCCAGTGAAAGCTTTGACATCATGAACCCTGTCTCTGCATCTGGAAGAAAGACAGGACAGGGAAGGAAATCACTGGGTGAGAGCATTGTTTCAGCATCTCCACCCACCCCATTGCTCATCCCCCTCCTGAGGCAGAAAGGCTCTGAAGCTGGACCACCACCACCTGTCTGGGTTCTAGGCCTGCCTCCTGGCCCATTTATTCCCTTAGGGCCCTGAGACTTTTCAGGGACCTTTTGAAAATGTAGACATGAAAACATTGTGTTGACTCTGAAATACTAAAAGCAACCTCAAAATCTAACATGGTTCAGTTAGTGGAATATCTACATGATGTGACACAGTCTACAAGTCTCTCTACACATTTCTGGAATCCATAGTACTCTGGAAACAGAGAGGTGTTCAACAGCGCATATGGTGGCACAGTATCCTCTTAAGTGAAATGAAGCTATTATGGTCATTATTCATCCCAGTTAGTAGAAATATTCATGTGCTTGTTACAGGAGATTGCTGTGTTTGATTAAAATATTGTTCCCAGGCCTCATCAGGGTTAATAAGTACCATCGatatatgtttaagtttttactaaatcatttttaaattgtggtttcatatatatatatataatataaaatttgcctTTTGAACTATTTTAAGATTACAGTTCAATAGCATCAAATACATTCAAACAACTCTGCAATTTTCATGACCATTCATTCAGAGAACTTGTTCATTTTgtgaaactgaaactctgtattcattaaacaacaactcctcATTCTTCCTCCCCTTAATCCCTGACAACCACTATCTAGGTCGTGTCTCTGTGGATTTGATTGCTCTAAGTACCTCATGTGAGTGGAATCATACGCTATTTGTCCTTTTgcgactggtttatttcacttagcataatgtccttgatggtcatccatattgtagcatgtgtcagaatctccttacttaaattttttaaaatttttattttttcttacttcaACATTCAAGGGAATCTCCTTACTTTTCGAGGCCAAATagattccattgtatgtatgaaTCACACTTTGTTTATCTACTAACCTTTTGATGGGCACTTAGTTTGCTTCTACGTTTTGGCTATCGTCATCAATAACGCTGCTATAAATATGGGTGTACAAAAATCTCTTCATGTAcctgttttgaattattttggatatatacccagaaatagaATTGCTGCATCATATCATATTAGCTTTTTAAAACCTGAGAAATTCTGCATTCCAAAATTTATCTAGCGCCAAGTGCTTTGGAAATGGGATTGTGGAGCTGCCTTATGCTTGTTAGGCAAATGAAACTAAGCGCtacacttttttcctttctttttaattttaatcctcAAAGTTAGTTTATTTCCACAATTGACTGTATCACAGAATAAAGTTAGCTTTa is from Macaca thibetana thibetana isolate TM-01 chromosome 16, ASM2454274v1, whole genome shotgun sequence and encodes:
- the LOC126938396 gene encoding C-C motif chemokine 23, whose product is MKVSVAVLSCLMLVTALGSQTQVTNDAETGFMMSKLSLANSEVLDSFHAINADCCTSYIPGSIPCSLLESYLETSSKCPKPGVIFLTKNGRRLCVSPSNKQVLACRIMLKLATRIKARKN